DNA sequence from the Acanthopagrus latus isolate v.2019 chromosome 15, fAcaLat1.1, whole genome shotgun sequence genome:
GTACTTCTGGACTAGTTCCTCGTGCTGCAGACACAGTTTACCTGATCCAGACAGACACCAATCAAGAGAAAACATGTCTGATGAGTTTGAGGATGAGATGGCATAAATGTATTAAGTTTGAGGCTATCATTTTGTGTGCAATTATGAGCAATGTTTCTCAGACAAAAACTGTGAGATGGACAGTTTACCTAAGGTGATGACTCCATGCGCTCTGACTTTGGTagacagagagtttgttttgaaCTGGGACAGCGGCAGCGAGGCTGGCAGCTCCTCCTGGTTTTCTGTCAGTGACCAACATAAAGAACAGCTCAGCCATGTCAACCATAAATTAATTTGTCTTGCTATCACCAGAAATAGCCCTTTGGTACAGTGTAATACATTCCTCCAAAGCAATACAATGTGTAACATCAGATGGTTACTTAATTTCTATGTAGATAATTATTATTGATTGTTGatccctccagttagttagaactgaggaCGCCTCTTcgatgagaggtgaaacatcttcaagaaactgaaacacgtccagttaCCTACAATAAAGCACTCAGAACTGTGTTTCTTAGATTTCCATCCTCCCTACCTGCTAGTTTGACAGAATGTGTTGTGAGGACAGATTCCACCAGCAGCACTGTCCTTTTGCCAACCTTAGAAGGACAGTGAAGTGAAGCCACACCCAGAGTGTGGAGGTGTTTTACCTGAAAGAGAGacacattatatattatagTTTTATCACAAGCACAAAAAAGGCGTCTTACAGGCTGGTGTTTTTAAGTCCAACAACACAAACGTTCGAGGTGAATAAGTGTTGGGGTAAAAAGACAggttattatttcattaattataGTAGACGctaaatgcaggacttttattttgaaagcgtCTGACTGActcatatacacatatacacatacacacacacacacacttaattatcccgttatctcgggaaaGCAAagtttcgttatctcgagataattatcccgttatctcgggaaaGCAAagtttcgttatctcgagataattatcccgttatctcgggaaaGCAAagtttcgttatctcgagataattATCCCATTATTTCGAGataattatcccgttatctcgagataattATCCCATTATTTCGAGataattatcccgttatctcgagataattatcccgttatctcgggaaaGCAAaatttcgttatctcgagataattatcccgttatctcgTGAAAGCAAAATTTCTTTATCTCAAGataattatcccgttatcttgggaaaacagaggaaataaaatatctgAATGTATGGCCATTAAGGGCTTCCGTAGTTGTGAACCGTCACactgttatttttattctgtatagacaacagcaaaatgaataaataataataaggcTTAGTTCTCACCATCAGCTCCTCATTGAGGTTCTCGGCTCCCTTCTCACTCAAGATGATGCTGGCTAGATAAgcctcacagacagacaccaaCTCACCACAGTGCTGGTTCAGAAAAgcctgaacaaaacaaaataaatcaggtaTCACATGATAGAGTCAACAAGTGGAAACAGGAGATGAGTTTTTCACCCTGTATGTCTAACTTTAACGTTTGCTGGAATTCTACTGGAAAGTTGACATTCAGTAGAAAATCCCAAACATGTAGTTATTGTACTAATAAAGCTCATGGATCTAGTGAGGGAAATCAGCATGAATGAATTCTACTGTTCCATTTGAACAGCAGAGGGCGCAATCATACTGCTCAGGAGAACAGGGTGTGCTCATAAGACCTTGActgattggttggctttgtcagttagcttagttagATGTCTGGTGGTTGATAAAAAGTTAGCGTGACACATATATGTAATGCAGGTGAGATATGTTACCatttattgtccaaaatgacatcagtgcagtGAAACAGTTAACTTCACGATGAATTTCATAAATATTAATCATctttagcatttttttctgcattatattCTATGCACTAATGTAAACAGCATCAGTTAATATGAAAAACCTTCACTTAGACTTGAACCAGCATTGCTGTCTTCTGAACTTTAGTCGTGGGGTTACATTTGGTTATAAAACTATgcagaaaaaacacttgattcCACAGCTGTAGTACCATAAAGGCAAGACAAGAAGCCCAACCTGAGTTTGTTTGATGTCTTCACTGCGGCCAAATTGAAGAAGAGTCTCCACAGAAGCGGAGATCACCTCCAGGGACAAAGTAAAGCTCTTCAACCAACACATTAGAtcctctggagagagagaaggattaTGACAGACTCTTCATGTGAATTTATCCATCACCCAGTTCCACAGTCACTTACTAACTATCCTGTCCTTGGTATCCTCATTCAAATGTGCAGCAATGTCTCCCATCACAGACAGGATGTGACAGCAGGTTGGCACAGATACAGCCTTTGAACTGAGAACAAAAATACATCTTACTGTGGATTCTcagctgaaaataaattatGAGCTCAAAGTAAATGTTGTGAATAATTATCCTGTATCCCACTCACCTGATCATGCTGTCCCAAGCATCCAGGATTTTGCCATAGGGCAGTTTGGGTGATGAAGCGACCACCTtggagagcagcagccaggCCCCAGCAGCGTGATCTGCCTCGGTGTGTGAGATCAGGTTGGTGATGAATGACGGTGTAAACTTGTTCTGTTTGGACCAGATGGTGAAGGCCCTGCTGAAATATCGGCTGGAGACCCAGAGCAAAATACAATATCAGCAACAGCAGTGAGGTGATCATGCTCCAAACAataaagacttttcatttaactGGTATGGTTTGATTTTTGGTTATGGTCTGCTGTATGTCTATATAGACAGAAAAGGGAATGAATGTATTTGGTCCAACCTGAGGTTCTGGCACTCATGACAGAGCAGGCCCAGCAGGTCCCAAGTCAGCCTCTGACTTGCATCTAGATGGCGGCTGGCAGAGTACTGCTTGACCTGGCTGAGGACCACCTGGTCTAGAGCTTCAAGGGCTTTTTCCTGTACTGAGTTCTCAGGGTCCACCACGGCTGGCACTACACCCTGTAGCCACACCCTCTGCACCATGTTGCACTCTGGTTTAGCCTGGTgatcagagaaaataaaagatacttttggaaatgtttatcaaaaaagacaaatgattaATCGTTCCAGCTCTAAAGCTGATAGCCCTGTGAGCTtcgtttgtaaaaaaaaaaacaaaaaacaaattccaTGTTCTGCTGCTGATTATCACTCACAGCGAGCAGCTCTCCCACACATTGCAGGGCCTTCTTCTTCACAGACACAGCTGAGTCTCTGCAGCGCTCTGATAGTGTAGACAAGTTCTCCCAGCTCATGGGGATCACAGCATGTTTCAGGAGACCAACAAGGGCCTGTGGAGGGACAGCAAAGGATGAAGGTTAAAGGTCACCTGTGCCTGACTTTGTTTACCACAAACTGCAAAGCTGCACAGAAAACCAGGGTCAAAAATATATGCAGTCGTGGTCAAAATTTTACGTACATTGTAAAGAACACGTTCAGGTGCATCTCAGAAATTAGAATCatggaaaaagttttttttttttccgaaactgaattcaaaatgtgaaactttCCTATATTCTAgattcattacatttacattacattacattacacattaagtgaaatgttttaagacttttttttcttaattttgatGATAAGCTGTAATCATAGGCCAAACGGGAAGCAACATTTTGACCATGACTGTATACAGTACTAATGACTATTGTGCTTATTTGGattttaaacatgaagctgtCTGGTAAAACTCAGTTCCTGATACCTGCAGAGCCGATTTCCTCACGTTCGTTTTTGAGTCCTCCACGCGCCGCAGGAGAAGAGCCAGATTCTCTTTTGCTGCatcataaatatataataattcaAATCAGTCTCAGACTTTGACGAAATAAATATTTATCCAAAAGTACAAAAGTGTAAACAGTACTTCTACACCTGTTTCCAAACTGATGGGCAGTACTCAGTGCATGTAATACAAATATTTGAGTGACATGCTGAAACTAGTTTGTCTCACCGTCAAAGACGGAGCCATCCGTGGTGCTGATTTCCACAGTCCTGAACGGCAGAGTGCGGTAGGTTTTCTGGGTCTGCTGAGCGCTAACACTTCCTGGAGGACAAAGTCACATCACAAACACCAACAGTTCAGACATGTACCATAGCGAAGCAGGCCTtgacaaaattttaaaaaagaatatgCATACCTTCTGTGATTTCACTTTCCAGCACTGTGTGGGTTTCACCTTCACAAAGAGGGGAGACAGATTTTCTTCTATTTATAGTTTGCAATAACAAACACAGTAGCTCTCAATATACAAACATTTTCCCCTTAGATTATACATAATGCCAAAAGTTATGTGTATTCATACTTAAGCTCTACAAAGTGTATTGTCTATTGAAACTGGTCCTAGATCGAAAACTCAACTCAACCTCACAACTACTTTAACAATTTTTCAAACTCACTGGCAGCGAAGAGGTCATGGATGGCCCGGGTGACGTTGAAAGACGGCAGCTCCAGACACTGTGCCAGGCAGTTGAGGGCGTGGCCTTGGACAGTCGGGGAGTTGTCCATCCGCCGAGCAAACAGCAGGCTCTGGATCAGGAACTTGTGTGGCAGGAAGCAAGCAAGCTCAGGGTCTGGACACTCCTCCGGCTGCCTCTCTGGCTGCTCAAGCAGAACCATCACCACATCGATGGAGAAAAGCCGGTGCACCATCTACAGAAGCCAGAACATCAGACTGTACACACGGGGAATCCACTGATAGGAGATGATGAAGCCTGACACATATTTAAATTATAGCCACTGATTCCTGACATTCAGTCAGGGATATTTGCTTTCTGTAGGGATTAAACAATGAAACTTTGATCGTCTTTTATTTTGAGTCTGTttagttgtcagactgtgaacgTCATGAGAACATCACAGGGGGTTAAAATCTGAACTGTGGAAATCAGTTGTTTAAACTCATTTGTACAACATGTGAACAACAACATGTGCAAAAACCTGCAATCATCATGAAATGTCTGAATCACAGAATTAAAGAGGTAACGAGTGTGATGCGTTACCTTTGAGCTTCTGGAGAAGTTAGACAGCCACTTGATGAAGCAGGCATAGTCACTACTTTCCATCTGAGACGTTAACATAGCCACAGCCTGGGCTCCATGGCTTCGATACTCACTCTTCTCCACCATCTAAACATCCACAGAGGAACAATATATCACATACAGCTGACTATCATTGACTGTCATTTTTATCTTATCTAGGAAGCGCATCACTGCTGAGTGTTTGCTGGAGGATTTACCTGGTAGCAGATATGCTGCAGGAGGATCTGCATGAAAGGAGGCGCCATCTCCTTCAGCTCAGTCACAAGATGACTataatcataaacacacaaaccgTGTACAAAGTTATATTGATGGAGATTCTTGTTGTCAGCATTTATAATTAAGACAGAGCGGAATGACACATTCAATGTACATCAAGCATTTTGCGGTGTGAGCAGAAATTTTCATTCACTGCAGTTGGTAGAGTTGAAGTCCAGTACATCATTTCAAAAACTGTGACAGGAATTGAAATCAGACCTGACAActtttttgagaaataaaaaaaaaaagaaaatgaaaaataagtttATGTGCATGGAGCCAAAAATCATAAAATTAATTGGTTCTttttcattaataaataattgCTGCATCAGGAACAATAGTCGCACCAGCAtattttgatgtgaaaatacGTACCTGCCGTGCAAAATGCATACAGATTGGCAGGTATGTAAAATGTTAATCTCCTCACTTGATTAAATCAGACTCAACATTTGGTTTAATTTTTGATCAACAGACGGCTGCTTACCAAACAAAATGGACAGCCTGGTCGCGGGTGGACAGGATGGCCTGGCTAGTTACAAGGAGGGAGGGCTTCCCTCTGTTGCCTTTATTCATCATCAGGATCACATAGAGAAGCTGGTGGAAAACCCTGCGCAGAGACTGAACAAGAGACATCTGTTTTATTAGAAATATCTGTTGATTGGCATTAAGAACATATTAAACTATAGGTATCACCCACGCTTCAAGTACAACAAGACTTTTCCTGCAAAAGTTTCCTGAATTTCCTGCTATTCTGATTCTCAGATAATCACAAGCCATGGGCCTTACTTCTGTCTGGTCTCCATGTTTTGGTGAGCAGAGCAGTTGCAGGCCATAGAAAGCCATCTCAGGAACACTCTTCAGTTTGGTGATATctctgtgcagaaaaaaaaattgtcagcTCGATCACATCCTTGATAGATTCTTGAACAAGACATagagagaaataagaaaacTCACTGCACAGCTGCAAAGGTTAGTTCTCCAACGACCGGCTCAAAGTACAGTAGCTTACAGAAgatctgcagagaaaacacaaatatgtaaaCAACTCAAATATGAGGACAGTGCAGTGTGGTATAAAGTGGGGGTGATTTTGCCACCTGCATGCAGTTGCTGGTGCTCTGTGGTCTGTCTTTGAGTTGAAAAGTCTCCAGGAGCCTGAGGAGGCTTTGGACCAAGAGAACCACAGCATCCCTGATCTTCATCAAGTCCTGGCCAGAGAAATGaagctcctcttcttcctcctcttcatcatccacTTCCATCTGAGGACAACAGCAACAGTTTAAATCATTTCCACACTCCCTCTAGACTTTATTTATTCCACTGTTGGTCATTTCAATAATACATCATCCTTTACCACAGCTGCAATGATCAGTCAATTAACTGATGAAAGGAAATTAGTAGTCAGCAGTAACATTAAGTTACCTATTTTACATATCCATATCAAAATTCgatcaaataaaataatcactTATTTATCTCCTAGCTGGGGAATTCAGGTGTCAAAGCAGCACAAGGAAAGAAGTACAGTCAAGTAAAACTTAAAGAAAATAAGTAATTACATTCAACGTAAGTGTAGAATAAAAACTAACAAGAGTAATTACACACTATTCAAAATTAATGCCAATATTATTACACATACACTTCCCACAGTTAGTGTTGAATGTTAACAAATGGTGCAGATAGATACAATGTAATGAATCTTACCACAGGTAGTGTTTAACGTTTCAGTGGCCTTTGACCTgctgttgatgatttttttaCCCTCCaagatgaattattattattgcatcATCACATCTTATAATGGTCCTGTAGCTTTTAGTGATGTTGAGTTCATGACCATACCTCAGTGTCTTTCCGCTGTGGTTTGGAGCGTTTTCCATCTGTCTGGGAACTCTTCAGGCCATCCTTCTTGCGCTTCTTTCCAGAGTCCTGAGGCCAACAGTGAGAGGTCAAGTCTGCACATGTGTCCAACAAAACCTCATGGAAGACCTTATTGGCGATGCTCCCTGAAAGCAaggaacacacaaaacacacaaagttagCTTCAAAGATAGGTGCATACTTGGGGTCAAC
Encoded proteins:
- the ncapd3 gene encoding condensin-2 complex subunit D3; this encodes MDLISALHFLKLKEIPEDWVDAVWDLEFTERKPLDEIAEEELAVSGHKSFRALYQCLLAHAADHQKPGKDGASQSIWATLGVNGVSVKSLVAVLSYFILAGKAKAASVQQRVCGLLAASIYLLLLGIPGSIANKVFHEVLLDTCADLTSHCWPQDSGKKRKKDGLKSSQTDGKRSKPQRKDTEMEVDDEEEEEEELHFSGQDLMKIRDAVVLLVQSLLRLLETFQLKDRPQSTSNCMQIFCKLLYFEPVVGELTFAAVQDITKLKSVPEMAFYGLQLLCSPKHGDQTESLRRVFHQLLYVILMMNKGNRGKPSLLVTSQAILSTRDQAVHFVCHLVTELKEMAPPFMQILLQHICYQMVEKSEYRSHGAQAVAMLTSQMESSDYACFIKWLSNFSRSSKMVHRLFSIDVVMVLLEQPERQPEECPDPELACFLPHKFLIQSLLFARRMDNSPTVQGHALNCLAQCLELPSFNVTRAIHDLFAASETHTVLESEITEGSVSAQQTQKTYRTLPFRTVEISTTDGSVFDAKENLALLLRRVEDSKTNVRKSALQALVGLLKHAVIPMSWENLSTLSERCRDSAVSVKKKALQCVGELLAAKPECNMVQRVWLQGVVPAVVDPENSVQEKALEALDQVVLSQVKQYSASRHLDASQRLTWDLLGLLCHECQNLSRYFSRAFTIWSKQNKFTPSFITNLISHTEADHAAGAWLLLSKVVASSPKLPYGKILDAWDSMISSKAVSVPTCCHILSVMGDIAAHLNEDTKDRIVKDLMCWLKSFTLSLEVISASVETLLQFGRSEDIKQTQAFLNQHCGELVSVCEAYLASIILSEKGAENLNEELMVKHLHTLGVASLHCPSKVGKRTVLLVESVLTTHSVKLAENQEELPASLPLSQFKTNSLSTKVRAHGVITLGKLCLQHEELVQKYLPVFARELEVGTEVAVRNNVVVIMCDLCVRYTNIVDHYIPNISTCLQDNEAVIREQTLIMLTNLLQEEFVKWKGSLFFRFMSALVDPVPAIASLCEYCLVHLLLKKNPEMFSVHFIECIFHFNSYNKHKSYNKFPQSEREKVLFSLKGAHHRDKRFRIYRFLLEHFTDTQRFNITNKINQTVLACFADEELPLDADGAAILSETFKILSLKEMKLQAISAGAGGPAGEEPEEENMANMAKAVIQAAQKKVVSQVQKKAFIENTVPLIISLKSLLEQKRSPVLRDLMAYLQVTMQDYRNEVKECFAGDEQLAAEVEFALKTAEKEREMEEQLENCSLTEDGRIPTAQCSVQGSPVRSRPLLPFNFATPQVPRPNPMSARLTNTDSRVHRSRLEEPVQSKSITLERTVMRKGVVDDRAFSTPAGVNVNLTFDEGLSAIFSERGTSLGGETSVLHVRQNEQQAPGPRLWNVQSPLRQKKKTSRV